From Plasmodium chabaudi chabaudi strain AS genome assembly, chromosome: 12, the proteins below share one genomic window:
- a CDS encoding conserved Plasmodium protein, unknown function (iprscan;InterPro:IPR016024 : Armadillo-type fold;Superfamily:SSF48371; score=1.27E-6;query 92-465;description=Armadillo-type fold), with the protein MIEYALNISKETKRKKEKKQYDNIVSSALDYYKNFNHPNGKEKCNESTISHISTENLDSKQKEALRSLSNIDVCKNNENDKSSAFNKQNENQNDVIFLIEKQLCLQNDLLKENILAKLKININEYLYNVKDKICNEILFASDKKKLLKKYIYELQCNNFEILKNIFYLFNSNNEYNDYAFNEMFHTLLLCFNKKDEQNILIIIYIFITLLNQNNVNKSYTLILDALITILNVDQCKLPLYQKDDTTRLFDHKPMALKNQSISEYCRYFLFLYFFYLMRLISNYQMSIHLDKIIKVCLVGLFDNCCEINFLIMNFIEEIIDKIEECYINYHYIISTSLLKCLCNKNSKIKIKCMHTLVKIIKNNNNNTQNYKIIEMLIGYKDPNIVPIKCFYDNNYVNINYLCLLYNDKSIKVKYNFYSFIFIILYEFIDYNDFTTFLLPYLFSACFDNYKIFRFLSFIYIQVLSKRKQFGSACTDTASCNNNFQKNMNEEEIYEFFPEWSYKTPFTLPLPLTEYYFPQTHNNPFIIKKDYYKINLQIYGNNINKQEAPTNFYFDEEKNETHPVCEEGDDNKKIKYDDLEIEMPVTNKIDDYDEYQHYEKTINQFINSHPYISNILRENKIKDIDITYNKMRKETKELSFTILNTYFKHLYKKQDDETNQSQFLESSKIILLIFYFIQDNVTEHIPQFFSYLFNSFDKKIDPQQLDIYINSLYLIGSYVNPSNYYLFIENYLNNTTGNNYKHVTIICLYILYFTFLGTIETYNNIKKKGLSQSDIHPSFITVITKVISFFFLVISRDEYPEKYILILQIIYLLFKNEGVYTKIEEKSMTQLIILLYIIFKKTKDIRINLPKGKDNMCIYKNFYISIDIFDLHFYLTRIKGFKKYEGINFDKESLNIQLSSEIIYEVFKLFDENINQQKIILDMLSDDILYNPYYVYYLIKYIIKKQTFFYDPNLSLFLCNIIIKILNMNQNEKNIMKILLYNENLELNDIHQETIKKNKNKVRHVFLEYSCTIFLLFIFKNINIYESFDNIIDTCKIIYYLLSEIKNPYSFLYFVKRTCLVHKLLDILECREVKSLYFCKYIMNNIYLEYGKYINNDGDCRYLDNINIKKKIEIRNRVNYEVNVLYYFISCCIYLIYYKSLCCISIISNDCTEKNNEIKLNEFFNNIFQNTNKRLLNVLKIGEKNNNTFLNTYKNNVIEILKNKNYMELFLLRNNVLKENEYNNLILNIHIYFRHTYDFLQNINTFILNPVIINYFYGVSKEHICTEQIISDIISDTEDLSKNENADESAKDATKESTHETNLINIIESYFISDNINDIALIQYDTNNFCSYLKNHDIALILLRNDIYNIPFRILENKSIIILLYSYILFFSDNFFIPNLTKNVNTPVLSNLNFGLVDDFFLNASKMHTTHVTGIFNVLILLYLENESDLKNSLKKQKRFNHFEKLNNLDKTQFSKNQDTEKKALKNCINFLLNNLSPTYLDILTNLRDTYTRTKHVKRLDVCNYIINIFS; encoded by the exons ATGATTGAATACGCTCTTAATATATCGAAAGagacaaaaagaaaaaaagaaaaaaagcaGTATGACAATATTGTGTCATCGGCTCTAgattattacaaaaattttaatcaCCCAAACGGAAAAGAGAAATGTAATGAGTCTACGATATCTCATATATCAACTGAAAATCTGGACTCCAAACAAAAGGAGGCACTAAGAAGTCTTAGCAATATTGAcgtatgtaaaaataatgaaaatgataaaagtagcgcatttaataaacaaaatgaaaatcagaatgatgttatatttttaatagaaAAACAATTATGCCTACAAAATGATTTgctaaaagaaaatatattagctaaattaaaaattaatataaatgaatatctATATAATGTGAAAgacaaaatatgtaatgaaatattattcgctagtgataaaaaaaaactattaaaaaaatatatatatgaattacAATGTAAcaattttgaaattttaaaaaatatattttatctgtttaatagtaataatgaatataatgattATGCATTCAATGAAATGTTCCACACACTTCTTTTATGtttcaataaaaaagatgaacaaaacattttaattattatatacatttttattactttattaaaccaaaataatgttaataaatCTTATACCCTTATACTTGACGCTTTAATTACTATATTAAATGTCGACCAATGCAAATTACCTCTTTATCAAAAAGATGACACTACACGATTATTTGACCATAAACCTATGGCCCTTAAAAATCAATCTATAAGTGAATATTGtagatattttttgttcttgtattttttttaccttaTGCGCCTTATTTCGAACTATCAG ATGAGCATTCATTTGGACAAGATAATTAAAGTTTGTTTAGTCGGTCTGTTCGATAACTGTtgtgaaataaattttttaataatgaattttatAGAAGAAATAATAGACAAAATCGAAGAATGCTacataaattatcattatataatcAGTACAAGTTTGTTAAAATGTTTGTGCAACAAGaatagtaaaataaaaataaaatgtatgcatacccttgtaaaaataattaaaaacaataataataatacacaaaattataaaatcattGAAATGCTAATTGGATATAAAGATCCTAATATAGTTCCAATCAAATGCttttatgataataattatgtaaatataaattatttatgtcttttatataatgataaaagcataaaagtaaaatataatttttattcttttatttttatcatattatatgaatttattGATTATAATGACTTtacaacatttttattaccttatttattttcggCGTGTTTTGAcaattacaaaatatttagatTTTTGTCTTTTATCTATATACAAGTTTTATCAAAGCGCAAACAATTCGGTAGCGCATGTACAGACACGGCTAGCTGTAacaataattttcaaaaaaatatgaacgaGGAAGAAATTTATGAGTTTTTTCCTGAATGGTCATATAAAACTCCATTTACATTACCACTACCATTAACTGAATATTACTTTCCACAAACTCATAATAACCcgtttataataaaaaaggattattacaaaataaatttacagATTTATGGTAACAATATTAACAAGCAAGAAGCCCcaacaaatttttattttgatgaagagaaaaatgaaactCATCCTGTGTGTGAAGAAGgggatgataataaaaaaataaaatatgatgatTTAGAAATTGAAATGCCTGTTACAAACAAAATAGACGACTACGATGAATATCAGCACTACGAAAAAACTATTAACCAGTTTATAAATAGCCATCCCTATATTTCTAACATATTGAgagaaaacaaaataaaagatattgACATAACATACAACAAAATGAGAAAAGAGACTAAAGAATTATcatttacaattttaaacacatattttaagcatttatataaaaagcaAGATGATGAAACAAATCAATCGCAATTTTTAGAAAGTagcaaaattatattattaattttttattttattcaagATAATGTTACTGAACATATAcctcaatttttttcttatttattcaattcttttgataaaaaaatagatccACAACAACtggatatttatatcaattCGTTGTACTTAATAGGTTCTTACGTCAACCCTTCTAAttactatttatttattgaaaattatttaaataatacaacaGGAAATAACTATAAGCATGTAACAATAATTTGTCTCTATATACTATATTTCACTTTTTTGGGAACAATTGAAACATacaacaatataaaaaagaaaggaTTATCACAAAGTGATATACACCCTAGTTTTATCACGGTCATAACAAAAGTaataagttttttttttttggtgaTTAGTCGGGACGAATATCCTGAGAAGTACATCTTAATCTTGCAG ATAATCTATCTACTATTTAAGAATGAAGGagtatatacaaaaatcgAAGAAAAAAGCATGACCCAGCTAATAATATTActatacattatttttaagaaaaCAAAAGATATCAGAATAAATTTACCTAAAGGAAAGGAtaatatgtgcatatataaaaactttTACATATCTATAGACATTTTTGATCTACATTTTTACTTAACCAG GATAAAgggttttaaaaaatatgaaggAATAAATTTCGACAAAGAATCGTTGAATATACAGTTAAGTTctgaaataatatatgaagtatttaaattatttgacgaaaacataaatcagcagaaaataattttagaCATGCTTTCagatgatatattatacaacccatattatgtttactatttaataaaatatataattaaaaaacaaacatttttttacgACCCAAATttgtctttatttttatgtaatattattataaaaattttaaacatgaatcaaaatgaaaaaaatattatgaaaattttactatataacgaaaatttagaattaaatgatattcACCAagaaacaataaaaaaaaataaaaataaagttagACATGTATTTTTGGAGTATTCATGcaccatttttttattattcatatttaagaatataaatatttacgaatcatttgataatattattgatacatgtaaaattatatactatCTACTAtcagaaattaaaaatccttattcctttttatacTTCGTAAAGCGAACGTG CTTGGTGCATAAACTTTTAGACATACTCGAGTGTAGGGAAGTAAAAAGCCTCTACTTTTGCAAGTACATcatgaataatatatatttagaatatggaaaatatattaacaatgaTGGGGATTGTAGATACTtagataatattaatatcaaaaaaaaaatagaaatacGAAATAGAGTAAATTATGAAgtaaatgttttatattattttataagttgttgtatatatttaatatattacaagTCATTATGTTGTATAAGTATAATATCAAATGATTGtacagaaaaaaataatgaaataaaattaaatgaattttttaataatatttttcaaaatacaaataaaagacTTTTGAATGTCTTAAAAATtggtgaaaaaaataacaacacatttttaaatacttataaaaacaatgttatagaaatattaaaaaataaaaattatatggaattatttttattaagaaataatgttttaaaagaaaatgaatataataatctcattctaaatatacatatttattttagaCATACTTATGactttttacaaaatattaataccTTTATTTTGAACCCagttattattaattatttctatGGAGTTAGTAAAGAACATATTTGTACTGAACAAATAATTAGTGACATTATTTCGGATACTGAAGATTTaagtaaaaatgaaaatgcaGATGAAAGTGCAAAAGATGCAACTAAAGAATCTACACACGAAACAAActtaataaatatcatagagtcatattttatttctgataatataaatgatatagCTTTAATACAATATGATactaataatttttgtagctatttaaaaaatcatgATATAgctttaatattattaaggaatgatatttataatattccttttcgaattttagaaaataaatctattattattttattatattcttatatattatttttttctgataACTTTTTCATACCCAATTTAACGAAAAATGTAAACACGCCAGTTTTATCAAATCTTAATTTCGGGCTAGTCGATGATTTTTTCCTAAATGCATCAAAAATGCATACAACACATGTAACGGGAATTTTCAACGTTTTAATTCTA ttatatttagaaaatgagagcgatttaaaaaattctttGAAAAAGCAAAAACGCTTCAAccattttgaaaaattgaATAATTTAGACAAGACACAATTTTCaa AAAACCAAGACACTGAAAAAAAGGCACTTAAGAATTgtatcaattttttattaaataatttaagcCCCACATATCTAG acattttaacaaatttgAGAGATACATATACTAGAACAAAGCATGTAAAAAGATTGGACGTATgcaattatattatcaatatatttagcTAG
- a CDS encoding conserved protein, unknown function (term=annotation;date=20180502;qualifier=removed_product=conserved Plasmodium protein, unknown function;qualifier=added_product=conserved protein, unknown function;curatorName=ucb@sanger.ac.uk;~iprscan;InterPro:IPR036838 : Ribosomal protein S10 domain superfamily;Superfamily:SSF54999; score=4.58E-5;query 156-203;description=Ribosomal protein S10 domain superfamily) encodes MFCFSHLLSKMGIDSYFMKYIKITYICRRRNEMKKTIENLKNNIYTYNNYCCHNIVYHANEEDEIINNTSNSYNVKVDKNVEEIINLISPLNLYSDKNAEINLADKKKKNEINIEQGLGENINTSDIKNDSKNECSNKKKYVLKYKINELIGIRGKREQYRYTYLKSPFKYKYALRHYVFEKYKYNFYFYNITHFNINIIFNIILSSMTNETSVKCNINWFYPGEYLLQSEFLRNCFRNVIEGIDEQVEKCDGKEKTLGRKIEKQLKEIYNNKANNNVPYYSRINLNLKKYNIQDLLPIFFQNKSFNENYKKLILLEEKSLKQTKNKIRKKNAHWFLNQNPN; translated from the coding sequence atgttttgttTCTCTCATTTGTTAAGCAAAATGGGGATAGATAgctattttatgaaatatataaagattACTTACATATGTAGAAGGCGaaatgaaatgaaaaaaactattgaaaatttaaaaaataatatatatacatataataattattgttGCCATAATATAGTATACCATGCAAATGAAGAagatgaaataataaataatacaagcAACAGTTACAATGTAAAggttgataaaaatgttgaagaaattataaatttaattagccctttaaatttgtatagcgataaaaatgcagaaataaatttggctgataaaaaaaaaaaaaatgaaataaatatagagcAAGGGCTTggtgaaaatattaacactAGTGATATCAAAAATGATAGTAAAAATGAATGtagtaataaaaagaaatatgttttaaaatataaaataaacgaaTTAATTGGTATAAGGGGGAAAAGAGAACAATATAgatatacttatttaaaatcgccatttaaatataaatatgcattaagacattatgtttttgaaaaatataaatataatttttatttttataatattacacattttaatataaatattatttttaatattattttatcgtCTATGACAAATGAAACATCAGTTAAGTGTAATATAAATTGGTTTTATCCGggtgaatatttattacaatCTGAATTTTTAAGAAATTGTTTTAGAAATGTGATTGAAGGTATTGATGAGCAAGTTGAGAAATGTGATGGTAAGGAAAAGACACTAGGTCgaaaaatcgaaaaacaattaaaagaaatatataataataaagcaaataataatgtccCGTATTATTCACgtataaatttaaacttaaagaaatataacatCCAAGATTTATTaccaatattttttcaaaataaatcatttaatgaaaattataaaaagttaattttgttggaagaaaaaagtttaaaacaaacaaaaaataaaattcgaaaaaaaaatgctcATTGGTTTTTGAATCAAAATCcaaattga
- a CDS encoding zinc finger protein, putative (term=annotation;date=20170719;qualifier=removed_product=conserved Plasmodium protein, unknown function;qualifier=added_product=zinc finger protein, putative;curatorName=ucb@sanger.ac.uk;~;query 1357-1357;GPI_cleavage_site_score=1.1019999), with protein MNKSKKKEKLKRKKKHTNSNLNLCNEINDGFTKNADKSPSHKKEISNNANQLGSIKNDNSNISENDQCASKEEKKVSQKIDPLDKHVHTIKMEMNMEKNGEEENCKISKTANPKTNPELSISQKEAPTIRINNFEVNTDGATNAEKENKLGDIETEILKNIESKKGEPSVEEMQKKDNYKVNKDDIYNLINLNNMEEVEKNLNLIFPSINFDNNKLGTIGNTKNEDNKFEEEINKEISKFQKDIKDVYSCNNIKKGIKKSKCVNYEQNRNRLNSTCDTNLKNKKNIFIENEFINFSEILIKGNSFLNLKKKIIKKNKKRKKKKNKTKLRTQNYKLVKELCLSDGTYAKGIRQKQRRNEKGTSKYYIFEYSCGNTKIQSITGYIICYKNYEFYKNSNTKYLKNNKCINIWGNGINISRIDQKKENIFEIDKYKNHNFNNNKIMNANSVNEKNISVLLCVNVSNCISPSAFLELLYPCDNFIFFLKVLNKKCYEEYMIYFLTFSIYTKQILKKAKKISFFNMKKKKKLKIYIVKGITMNVTSCITRNANPDSYIKTKKFYNIDLENKTMCTNNNMNDHNNIEKLQSMSNTNLINPFYLISQNKFQLSCAVCLEPLYSENLNKIISHIFNFSFQKKTVYLSQKISASKTKGNTDDSLFSNINCEFNTASKIKKIKNNPCSSSMREEKTSHDIKSETSKVKKNNISDYNSKCSSKTDAAPPSISPSANTLYNNIFLENYKTNDKHSRNNKEENKFQNYPPNYYYNNLNALNNYNLNEYEYYLSVTNLINSMQNKYNSQIKRERKKSDIINDKDRIKIFNNVPINILCSHIFHSNCLKKCCFTSCPICRYKQYNYEIANCDICKKNYNSKICLSCGFIGCSFNYDQIVKIKKKKIKEKKQLLKKKKILIKNISYIFTKIIKSFMPIYNNIILSLYYKSKIKCAYKIRNKQACGNKRKKNKYLSTNYNNKQTKYITYYSESHNENKKIYSPNNCTQNEETTNDSLLVLSSSDNIYMNNLKKFSKYIYIGKSANKKKNVSYYFSQSINKCIIKKGNKKKAISKSKLQTNFDNTNGIQANDKKEILDGSIKKSKINKEVNKSSIDDRNMKKMCVVENNRNIVIVEKYRKGFLKKKKKKIKDHAKNHFYQTQHNYFFDVKKNSVYDYSSDIYIRKLINLKIQNKKFKNIYTGNIYTNGNNTSPNEEIINKKNIILYIYDFNQLLTALLESQKNSFLSCIYDLKINYENINLDNLNDINKCVKEIYILQEKNNNLKNEIKKKINTLMDKIKTNTDLSRELKNVETINEKLCADQRKQINNYDLKNERKKNIIKEKQQIIKELNKQITDLNFHKLVSSKFSQNSEITNSSFMIGEKITNKSRFKKR; from the exons atgaataaaagcaaaaaaaaagaaaaacttaagaggaaaaaaaaacacacaAATTCTAATTTAAATCTATGCAATGAGATAAATGATGGATTTACTAAAAATGCGGACAAATCACCAAGTcacaaaaaagaaatatccAATAATGCTAACCAACTAGgaagtataaaaaatgataactCGAACATTTCCGAAAATGACCAATGCGCAagtaaagaagaaaaaaaagtttcACAAAAAATTGATCCCCTGGATAAGCATGTGCACACcattaaaatggaaatgaaCATGGAAAAGAATggtgaagaagaaaattgCAAAATCAGTAAAACAGCGAATCCAAAAACTAATCCTGAATTAAGCATATCTCAAAAGGAAGCTCCCACAATTCgaataaacaattttgaaGTAAACACTGATGGAGCTACAAATgcagaaaaagaaaacaaacTTGGTGATATAGAAAcagaaatattaaaaaatatagaaagtAAAAAAGGGGAACCATCTGTAGAAGAAATGCAAAAGAAAGATAATTATAAAGTTAATAaagatgatatatataatttgataaacCTAAATAATATGGAAGAAGTAGAGAAAAATCTAAACCTTATATTTCCTTCgataaattttgataataataaattaggAACCATaggaaatacaaaaaatgaggACAACAAATTtgaagaagaaataaacaaaGAAATAAGCAAATTTCAAAAAGATATTAAAGATGTTTATTCATGTAATAACAtcaaaaaaggaataaaaaaaagtaaatgtgtaaattatgaacaaaatagGAACCGATTAAATTCCACATGTGATactaatttaaaaaataaaaaaaatatatttatagaaaatgaatttattaaCTTTTCAGAGATACTAATTAAGGGAAATAGTTTTcttaatttgaaaaaaaaaattataaagaaaaataaaaaacggaaaaaaaaaaaaaataaaacgaaACTAAGAacacaaaattataagttAGTAAAAGAATTGTGTTTATCCGATGGCACATATGCAAAAGGAATAAGACAAAAACAAagaagaaatgaaaaagggACAAGcaaatattacatatttgaATATAGCTGTggtaatacaaaaatacaatCTATCACTGGTTATATCATATGTTACAAGAATTACGAattctataaaaatagcaatacaaaatatttaaaaaataataagtgtataaatatatgggGAAATGGCATAAACATTTCAAGGATAgatcaaaaaaaagaaaacatatttgaaatagataaatataaaaatcacaattttaataataacaaaataatgaacGCTAATTCagtaaatgaaaaaaatatttcagtCTTACTATGTGTTAATGTTTCAAATTGTATATCCCCTTCTGCTTTTTTAGAACTGTTATATCCGTgtgataattttatattttttttaaaagttttaaataaaaaatgttatgaagaatatatgatatatttcttaacatttagtatttatacaaaacaAATTCTGAAAAaagctaaaaaaatatccttttttaatatgaaaaaaaaaaaaaaattaaaaatatatattgttaaaGGAATTACAATGAATGTAACTTCATGCATTACTAGAAATGCAAATCCCGATTCTTACATtaagacaaaaaaattttataacatcgatttggaaaataaaacaatgtGTACAAACAACAACATGAAtgatcataataatattgaaaagTTACAATCAATGTCAAATACAAATTTGATCAATCCATTTTATCTAATatcacaaaataaatttcaaCTATCATGTGCTGTATGTCTAGAACCTTTATATTcagaaaatttaaacaaaattatttcccacatctttaattttagttttcaaaaaaaaacggtATACCTAAGCCAAAAAATAAGTGCTTCAAAAACTAAAGGCAATACAGACGATTCTTTATTTAGTAATATAAATTGTGAATTCAACACTGCtagtaaaattaaaaaaattaaaaacaacCCATGTAGTAGTTCTATGAGAGAGGAAAAAACGAGTCATGATATAAAAAGCGAAACCTccaaagtaaaaaaaaataacatcaGCGATTACAATAGCAAATGCAGTAGCAAAACGGATGCTGCTCCGCCTTCTATTTCGCCAAGTGCTAACActctttataataatatttttcttgaGAATTACAAAACAAATGATAAACACAGTaggaataataaagaagaaaataaatttcaaAACTATCCTCCaaactattattataacaatCTTAAtgcattaaataattataatttgaatgaatatgaatattacTTATCTGTTACAAATCTTATAAATAGtatgcaaaataaatataatagccAAATAAAGagagaaagaaaaaaaagtgatattataaatgataaagataggatcaaaatttttaataatgttcctataaatatattatgtagtcatatatttcattcGAATTGTTTGAAGAAATGTTGTTTTACTTCCTGTCCGATATGCCgatataaacaatataattatgaaatagCTAATTGTGAtatttgcaaaaaaaattacaattcCAAAATATGTCTATCTTGTGGTTTTATTGGATGTTCCTTTAATTATGATCaaattgttaaaattaagaaaaaaaaaattaaagaaaaaaaacagcttttaaaaaaaaaaaaaattttaataaaaaatatatcttacATTTTCaccaaaataattaaatccTTTATgccaatatataataacatcATTTTATctctatattataaaagtaaaataaaatgtgcatataaaatacgAAATAAACAAGCATgtggaaataaaagaaaaaaaaataaatacctTTCCACTAACTATAATAACAAACAAACGAAATATATCACATATTATTCGGAAAGtcataatgaaaataaaaaaatatatagccCTAATAATTGCAcacaaaatgaagaaacaACAAATGATTCTCTATTAGTATTATCAAGTAGtgacaatatatatatgaataatttaaaaaaattttctaaatatatttatataggaAAATCAgctaacaaaaaaaagaatgtttcatattatttttcccaaagcataaataaatgcataATTAAGAAGggcaataaaaaaaaagctatTAGTAAATCCAAGTTACAAActaattttgataatactAATGGCATACAGGCcaatgataaaaaagaaattctTGATGGGAGCatcaaaaaaagtaaaataaacaaagaGGTGAATAAAAGTAGCATAGACGATAGgaacatgaaaaaaatgtgtgtTGTAGAAAACAATCGGAACATTGTAATTgtagaaaaatatagaaaaggtttcttaaaaaaaaaaaaaaaaaaaattaaagatcATGCAAAAAATCACTTTTACCAAACACAAcataactatttttttgatgttAAAAAGAATTCAGTTTATGATTATAGtagtgatatatatataagaaaattaataaatttaaaaattcaaaataaaaaatttaaaaatatatatacagggaatatatatacaaatggaaataatacaagcccaaatgaagaaattataaataaaaaaaatattatattatatatatacgatTTTAATCAATTATTAACTGCCTTATTAGAAAgccaaaaaaatagttttttatcatgcatatatgatttaaaaataaattatgaaaatattaatttggacaatttaaatgatattaataaatgtgttaaagaaatatatattttacaagaaaaaaataataatctaaaaaatgaaataaaaaaaaaaattaatacacttatggataaaataaaaacaaatactGATTTATCTCGTGAACTTAAAAATGTGGAAACGATCAATGAAAAGTTGTGTGCAGATCaaagaaaacaaataaataattatgatttaaaaaacgagagaaaaaaaaatattatcaaagaAAAGcagcaaataataaaggaGTTAAACAAACAG ATAACCGACTTGAATTTCCACAAGCTAGTCTCTTCAAAATTTTCTCAAAACTCAGAAATAACG aattCTTCTTTTATGATTggagaaaaaataacaaataaaagcCGATTTAAAAAACGATAA